The following coding sequences are from one Geodermatophilus normandii window:
- the gyrB gene encoding DNA topoisomerase (ATP-hydrolyzing) subunit B: MVARPKTENSYSGSSITVLEGLEAVRKRPGMYIGSTGERGLHHMVWEVVDNAVDEALAGFCDTVRVTLLADGGVRVEDNGRGIPVDVHPVEKRPTVEVVMTVLHAGGKFDGKSYGVSGGLHGVGVTVVNALSTSLDVRIWRDDVEWHQTYSLAKPGPLEEVGPTTKRGTQITFWADGDIFETTTYSFDTISRRLQEMAFLNKGLRIVLRDERPGQGKAETGVADEVSVAELAPKPGAEEQAFEATEVTYHYEGGLIDYVGHINAKKTPIHKSVVSFSAEGTGKNDMRMSVDVAMQWSDAYSESVYTFANVINTHEGGTHEEGFRAALTSIVNRYAVEKKLLKEKDEKLTGEDIREGLAAIVSVKIGDPQFEGQTKTKLGNTEVKGFVQKVCNDQISHWFEANPSEAKTIITKAASAARARRAAQDARKLARKNLLSNNSLPGKLADCRSTDPRNSEIYIVEGDSAGGSAKSGRDSMFQAILPIRGKIINVEKARIDRVLKNTEVQSMITAFGTGIHDEFDLSKLRYHKIVLMADADVDGQHIRTLLLTLLFRFMRPLVEAGHVYLAQPPLYKIKWGGKFGDEYVYTDKERDAVLKAGAEAGRKLPKDDAIQRFKGLGEMNATELWETTMNPETRILLQVTLEDAATADELFSVLMGEDVEARRSFITRNAKDVRFLDV, from the coding sequence GTGGTCGCTCGACCGAAGACCGAGAACTCCTACTCCGGCAGCTCCATCACCGTCCTCGAGGGGCTCGAGGCGGTCCGCAAGCGGCCCGGCATGTACATCGGCTCCACCGGGGAGCGCGGCCTGCACCACATGGTGTGGGAGGTCGTCGACAACGCCGTGGACGAGGCGCTGGCCGGGTTCTGCGACACCGTGCGGGTCACCCTGCTGGCCGACGGCGGCGTCCGGGTCGAGGACAACGGCCGTGGCATCCCGGTCGACGTGCACCCCGTCGAGAAGCGGCCCACGGTCGAGGTCGTCATGACCGTGCTGCACGCCGGCGGCAAGTTCGACGGCAAGAGCTACGGCGTCTCCGGCGGCCTGCACGGCGTCGGCGTCACCGTCGTCAACGCGCTGTCCACCTCGCTCGACGTGCGCATCTGGCGCGACGACGTCGAGTGGCACCAGACCTACTCGCTGGCCAAGCCCGGCCCGCTGGAGGAGGTCGGCCCGACCACCAAGCGCGGCACCCAGATCACCTTCTGGGCCGACGGCGACATCTTCGAGACGACGACCTACTCCTTCGACACGATCAGCCGCCGGCTGCAGGAGATGGCCTTCCTCAACAAGGGCCTGCGCATCGTCCTGCGCGACGAGCGGCCGGGTCAGGGCAAGGCCGAGACCGGCGTCGCCGACGAGGTGTCGGTCGCCGAGCTGGCGCCGAAGCCGGGTGCCGAGGAGCAGGCCTTCGAGGCCACCGAGGTCACGTACCACTACGAGGGCGGCCTGATCGACTACGTCGGGCACATCAACGCGAAGAAGACGCCGATCCACAAGTCGGTCGTCAGCTTCAGCGCCGAGGGCACCGGCAAGAACGACATGCGCATGTCGGTCGACGTCGCGATGCAGTGGTCCGACGCCTACTCGGAGTCGGTCTACACCTTCGCCAACGTCATCAACACGCACGAGGGCGGCACGCACGAGGAGGGCTTCCGCGCGGCGCTCACCTCGATCGTCAACCGCTACGCCGTCGAGAAGAAGCTGCTCAAGGAGAAGGACGAGAAGCTCACCGGCGAGGACATCCGCGAGGGCCTGGCCGCGATCGTCTCGGTCAAGATCGGCGACCCGCAGTTCGAGGGGCAGACGAAGACCAAGCTCGGCAACACCGAGGTCAAGGGCTTCGTGCAGAAGGTCTGCAACGACCAGATCTCGCACTGGTTCGAGGCCAACCCGTCCGAGGCCAAGACGATCATCACCAAGGCCGCCTCGGCCGCCCGCGCCCGCCGCGCGGCCCAGGACGCCCGCAAGCTCGCGCGCAAGAACCTGCTGAGCAACAACTCGCTGCCGGGCAAGCTCGCCGACTGCCGCTCGACCGACCCGCGCAACTCCGAGATCTACATCGTGGAGGGCGACTCGGCCGGCGGCTCGGCGAAGTCCGGCCGCGACTCGATGTTCCAGGCGATCCTGCCCATCCGCGGCAAGATCATCAACGTCGAGAAGGCGCGCATCGACCGGGTCCTCAAGAACACCGAGGTCCAGTCGATGATCACGGCCTTCGGCACCGGCATCCACGACGAGTTCGACCTGTCGAAGCTGCGGTACCACAAGATCGTGCTGATGGCCGACGCCGACGTCGACGGCCAGCACATCCGCACGCTGCTGCTCACCCTGCTGTTCCGCTTCATGCGGCCGCTGGTCGAGGCCGGGCACGTCTACCTGGCGCAGCCGCCGCTGTACAAGATCAAGTGGGGCGGCAAGTTCGGTGACGAGTACGTCTACACCGACAAGGAGCGCGACGCCGTCCTCAAGGCCGGTGCCGAGGCCGGCCGCAAGCTGCCCAAGGACGACGCGATCCAGCGCTTCAAGGGCCTCGGCGAGATGAACGCGACCGAGCTGTGGGAGACCACGATGAACCCGGAGACGCGGATCCTGCTGCAGGTCACCCTCGAGGACGCCGCCACCGCCGACGAGCTGTTCAGCGTGCTCATGGGCGAGGACGTCGAGGCCCGCCGCAGCTTCATCACCCGCAACGCCAAGGACGTCCGCTTCCTCGACGTGTGA
- a CDS encoding SDR family oxidoreductase: protein MAPAERALTCLVTGVTGYVGGRLVPELLAAGHRVRVLTRSPGKLRDRPWAGQVEVAEADAADAGAVARACEGVDVVYYLIHSLGSGPEFEATERRTAEVVAGAVRDAGVGRLVFLGGLEPEDEVLSPHLRSRGEVARVLLASGVPTVVLRAAVVLGSGSVSFEMLRYLTERLPVMVTPRWVHSRIQPIAIRDVLRYLVGCATLPPDVHRCFDIGGPDVMDYATMMQRYAEVTGLPRRRILPVPIFTPSLSSHWVGVITPVPAAIARPLVESLRNTVVCREHDIARYVPDPPEGLLGFDEAVRLAVLKVRNNAVDTRWTGASVPGAPSDPLPSDPDWAGGSLYLDERTRETDATPEALWRVVEGIGGETGWYSFPLAWEVRGWLDRAVGGVGLRRGRRDPSDLLVGDALDWWRVEELEEGRLLRLRAEMRLPGLAWLEFHVERTGEGVDPPTRTRLRQKATFHPLGLLGQLYWWSISPFHGVVFGSMVRNITKTAEALDQQGVTRADEAA, encoded by the coding sequence ATGGCACCAGCCGAGCGTGCACTCACCTGTCTGGTCACCGGCGTCACCGGCTACGTGGGCGGCCGCCTCGTCCCGGAGCTGCTGGCCGCGGGGCACCGCGTGCGGGTGCTCACCCGCTCCCCGGGCAAGCTGCGCGACCGGCCGTGGGCCGGGCAGGTCGAGGTCGCCGAGGCCGACGCCGCCGACGCCGGGGCGGTGGCCCGGGCGTGCGAGGGCGTCGACGTCGTCTACTACCTCATCCACTCCCTGGGCAGCGGCCCGGAGTTCGAGGCGACCGAGCGGCGGACGGCCGAGGTCGTGGCCGGCGCCGTCCGCGACGCGGGTGTCGGCCGGCTCGTCTTCCTCGGCGGCCTCGAGCCCGAGGACGAGGTGCTCTCCCCCCACCTGCGCAGCCGCGGGGAGGTGGCGCGGGTGCTGCTGGCCTCCGGCGTGCCCACCGTGGTGCTGCGCGCCGCCGTCGTCCTCGGCTCGGGCTCGGTGTCGTTCGAGATGCTGCGCTACCTCACCGAGCGGCTCCCGGTCATGGTCACCCCGCGCTGGGTGCACAGCCGGATCCAGCCGATCGCCATCCGGGACGTCCTGCGCTACCTCGTCGGCTGCGCCACCCTGCCGCCCGACGTCCACCGCTGCTTCGACATCGGCGGTCCCGACGTCATGGACTACGCCACGATGATGCAGCGCTACGCCGAGGTCACCGGCCTGCCGCGGCGGCGGATCCTGCCGGTGCCGATCTTCACGCCGTCGCTGTCGAGCCACTGGGTCGGCGTCATCACGCCGGTGCCGGCGGCCATCGCCCGGCCGCTGGTGGAGTCGCTGCGCAACACCGTCGTGTGCCGGGAGCACGACATCGCCCGGTACGTGCCCGACCCACCCGAGGGCCTGCTCGGCTTCGACGAGGCGGTGCGCCTGGCCGTGCTCAAGGTCCGCAACAACGCCGTCGACACCCGGTGGACCGGCGCCTCGGTGCCCGGGGCGCCGTCGGACCCGCTGCCCTCCGATCCCGACTGGGCCGGCGGCAGCCTCTACCTCGACGAGCGCACCCGGGAGACCGACGCGACGCCGGAGGCGCTGTGGCGGGTCGTCGAGGGCATCGGCGGGGAGACCGGCTGGTACAGCTTCCCGCTGGCCTGGGAGGTCCGCGGCTGGCTGGACCGGGCCGTCGGCGGCGTGGGCCTGCGCCGCGGCCGCCGGGACCCGAGCGACCTGCTGGTCGGCGACGCGCTGGACTGGTGGCGGGTCGAGGAGCTCGAGGAGGGCCGGCTGCTGCGGCTGCGCGCGGAGATGCGGCTGCCGGGCCTCGCCTGGCTCGAGTTCCACGTGGAACGAACCGGCGAGGGCGTCGACCCACCCACCCGCACCCGGCTGCGGCAGAAGGCGACGTTCCACCCGCTCGGCCTGCTCGGGCAGCTCTACTGGTGGAGCATCTCGCCGTTCCACGGCGTCGTCTTCGGCAGCATGGTCCGCAACATCACCAAGACCGCCGAGGCCCTCGACCAGCAGGGCGTGACGCGGGCGGACGAGGCGGCCTGA
- a CDS encoding ABC transporter ATP-binding protein: MLLAAGLSLVGAAAALAQPALTGRVISAVGAGDPLLPAVAALVVVLVAGAVLNAVQSYVLQRTGEGVVLTTRRTVADRLLRLPVAEYDRRRTGDLMSRVGADTTLLRATVTSGVVEVVGSAVVGVGALVAMVLVDVWLLLVTVAAVAVGMTVVVLSSRRIRALSRRAQEEVGAMTAAVERALSAVRTIRASGATAREVRAVGASAERAYRAGVSVARVEAFVAPAGSIAVQGAFLAVLGLGGYRVATGSIAVADLVAFILYLFLLVMPLGQAISAWTQLQTGLGALARIQEVLVLDPERDDVAEVGGATTAPRRPADGVPLLELDDVSFAYPDGTQVLRGVSLSVPAGSRVALVGPSGAGKSTVLALVEGFYPLTGGTIRWAGTDVRELPRAALRAQLGYVEQEAPVLAGTVRENLLLAAPDAGDDELWAVLADVGLTAVVQRSARGLDVPVGDEGVLLSGGERQRLAIARSLLSRPALLLLDEPTASLDARNENLLRETLAAAAADRALLVVAHRLSTVLDSDQIVVLDGGRVVARGTHAELVETSPLYRELATAQLLV; the protein is encoded by the coding sequence TTGCTGCTCGCCGCGGGGCTGTCGCTGGTGGGCGCGGCGGCCGCGCTGGCCCAGCCCGCGCTGACCGGCCGCGTGATCTCCGCCGTCGGCGCCGGTGACCCGCTGCTGCCGGCCGTGGCGGCGCTCGTGGTGGTCCTGGTGGCCGGGGCGGTGCTGAACGCGGTGCAGTCCTACGTGCTGCAGCGCACGGGGGAGGGTGTCGTCCTCACCACCCGCCGGACGGTCGCCGACCGGCTGCTGCGGCTCCCGGTCGCGGAGTACGACCGCCGCCGGACCGGTGACCTGATGTCGCGGGTCGGCGCGGACACCACGCTGCTGCGTGCGACGGTCACCTCGGGTGTGGTCGAGGTCGTGGGCTCGGCGGTGGTCGGCGTCGGCGCACTCGTGGCGATGGTGCTGGTCGACGTCTGGCTGCTGCTGGTGACCGTCGCCGCCGTGGCGGTCGGCATGACCGTGGTGGTGCTCAGCAGCCGGCGGATCCGGGCGCTGTCGCGTCGGGCGCAGGAGGAGGTCGGCGCGATGACGGCGGCCGTCGAGCGGGCGCTGTCGGCGGTGCGCACCATCCGGGCCAGCGGCGCCACCGCCCGGGAGGTCCGCGCCGTGGGCGCCAGTGCCGAGCGCGCCTACCGGGCGGGCGTCTCGGTCGCCCGGGTGGAGGCGTTCGTGGCGCCGGCCGGGTCGATCGCCGTGCAGGGCGCGTTCCTGGCCGTGCTGGGGCTCGGCGGCTACCGCGTGGCCACCGGCTCCATCGCCGTCGCCGACCTGGTCGCGTTCATCCTCTACCTGTTCCTGCTGGTCATGCCGCTGGGGCAGGCGATCTCGGCGTGGACCCAGCTGCAGACCGGCCTCGGCGCGCTGGCCCGCATCCAGGAGGTGCTGGTCCTCGATCCGGAGCGCGACGACGTCGCCGAGGTCGGCGGGGCGACCACGGCACCGCGCCGGCCCGCGGACGGCGTCCCGCTGCTCGAGCTCGACGACGTCTCGTTCGCCTACCCCGACGGCACGCAGGTGCTGCGCGGGGTGTCGCTGTCGGTCCCCGCCGGCAGCCGGGTGGCGCTGGTCGGGCCCTCGGGCGCGGGCAAGTCCACGGTGCTGGCGCTGGTCGAGGGCTTCTACCCGCTGACCGGCGGCACGATCCGCTGGGCCGGCACCGACGTCCGCGAGCTGCCACGGGCGGCGCTGCGCGCGCAGCTGGGCTACGTCGAGCAGGAGGCGCCGGTCCTGGCGGGGACGGTGCGGGAGAACCTGCTGCTGGCCGCCCCGGACGCCGGCGACGACGAGCTGTGGGCGGTGCTGGCCGACGTGGGGCTGACCGCGGTGGTGCAGCGCTCGGCGCGCGGGCTGGACGTGCCGGTCGGCGACGAGGGCGTGCTGCTCTCCGGCGGTGAGCGCCAGCGGCTGGCCATCGCGCGGTCGCTGCTGTCGCGCCCGGCGCTGCTGCTGCTCGACGAGCCGACCGCCAGCCTCGACGCGCGCAACGAGAACCTGCTGCGCGAGACCCTGGCCGCCGCGGCCGCCGACCGCGCGCTGCTCGTCGTCGCCCACCGGCTGTCCACCGTGCTCGACAGCGACCAGATCGTCGTCCTCGACGGCGGCCGGGTGGTCGCCCGCGGCACGCACGCCGAGCTGGTGGAGACCAGCCCGCTCTACCGCGAGCTCGCCACCGCCCAGCTCCTCGTCTGA
- the recF gene encoding DNA replication/repair protein RecF (All proteins in this family for which functions are known are DNA-binding proteins that assist the filamentation of RecA onto DNA for the initiation of recombination or recombinational repair.) — MYVRHLQLVDFRSWEKVDLALRPGPTVFVGRNGEGKTNLVEAVGYLATMSSHRVSADAPLVRHGAGQAVVRAALRREDRELLVEVEVNPGRANRVRVNRAALPRPRELLGLVKSVLFAPEDLALVRGDPAERRRFLDDLLVSRTPRLAGVRSDYDRVLKQRNALLKTARMARGDALATLDVWDAHLVDYGGQLLAARLALVADLAPHVARAYATVAGAGGAAAGLGYASTVPLAGDGTPPAPDAPTPSAAGLSAALRERIAERRRDEVDRGMTLVGPHRDDLVLHLGGVPAKGFASHGESWSLALALKLGCFGLLRADGEEPILVLDDVFATLDAGRRAALAEVARSAEQTLITAAVLDDVPDELRGARVEVGEGTATLVGPPPRSRPGRCPVADDRPPRPSDIARAALEAARAASASRPAPTRRRVAGPRRRWTGPGPGEDDPQPLARLVDSLVSTQDWSEQTRVGAVFGRWSAIVGQDIAAHCRPETLTEGELLVVAESTAWATQLRLLAPTILAKLRASVGGDVVTRLRVVGPTAPSWKKGPRSVRGRGPRDTYG, encoded by the coding sequence GTGTACGTCCGGCACCTGCAGCTGGTGGACTTCCGCAGCTGGGAGAAGGTCGACCTGGCGCTGCGGCCGGGCCCGACGGTGTTCGTCGGCCGCAACGGCGAGGGCAAGACCAACCTCGTCGAGGCGGTCGGCTACCTCGCGACCATGAGCAGCCACCGCGTGTCGGCCGACGCGCCGCTGGTCCGCCACGGCGCGGGGCAGGCGGTCGTCCGCGCGGCGCTGCGCCGGGAGGACCGCGAGCTGCTCGTCGAGGTGGAGGTCAACCCGGGCCGGGCCAACCGCGTCCGGGTCAACCGCGCCGCGCTGCCGCGCCCGCGCGAGCTCCTCGGGCTGGTGAAGAGCGTGCTCTTCGCCCCCGAGGACCTCGCGCTGGTGCGCGGCGACCCCGCCGAGCGCCGCCGGTTCCTCGACGACCTGCTGGTCAGCCGCACCCCGCGGCTGGCCGGCGTCCGCAGCGACTACGACCGGGTGCTCAAGCAGCGCAACGCCCTGCTCAAGACGGCGCGGATGGCCCGCGGCGACGCCCTGGCCACCCTCGACGTCTGGGACGCCCACCTCGTCGACTACGGCGGGCAGCTGCTGGCCGCCCGCCTCGCACTGGTCGCCGACCTGGCCCCGCACGTCGCGCGTGCCTACGCCACCGTGGCCGGCGCGGGCGGCGCGGCGGCCGGGCTCGGGTACGCGAGCACCGTGCCACTGGCCGGCGACGGCACCCCGCCGGCCCCGGACGCCCCGACGCCGAGCGCGGCCGGGCTGTCGGCGGCGCTGCGCGAGCGGATCGCCGAGCGGCGCCGCGACGAGGTGGACCGGGGGATGACGCTGGTCGGCCCGCACCGCGACGACCTGGTCCTGCACCTCGGCGGTGTCCCGGCCAAGGGCTTCGCCAGCCACGGCGAGTCCTGGTCGCTGGCCCTGGCGCTCAAGCTCGGCTGCTTCGGCCTGCTGCGCGCCGACGGGGAGGAGCCGATCCTGGTGCTCGACGACGTCTTCGCCACCCTGGACGCCGGGCGGCGCGCGGCGCTGGCCGAGGTCGCCCGGTCCGCCGAGCAGACGCTCATCACCGCCGCCGTCCTCGACGACGTGCCCGACGAGCTGAGGGGAGCCCGCGTGGAGGTCGGCGAGGGCACGGCGACGCTGGTCGGGCCACCCCCGCGGAGCCGGCCGGGGAGGTGCCCGGTGGCTGACGACCGGCCGCCCCGCCCCAGCGACATCGCCCGCGCCGCGCTCGAGGCCGCGCGTGCGGCGTCGGCGTCCCGCCCGGCGCCCACCCGGCGCCGGGTGGCCGGCCCGCGGCGGCGGTGGACCGGCCCGGGCCCCGGCGAGGACGACCCGCAGCCGCTGGCCCGCCTGGTCGACTCGCTGGTCAGCACGCAGGACTGGTCCGAGCAGACCCGGGTCGGCGCGGTGTTCGGCCGCTGGTCGGCGATCGTCGGGCAGGACATCGCCGCCCACTGCCGGCCGGAGACGCTCACCGAGGGCGAGCTGCTCGTCGTCGCCGAGTCCACGGCCTGGGCCACCCAGCTGCGCCTGCTCGCGCCGACCATCCTCGCCAAGCTGCGCGCGTCGGTCGGCGGGGACGTCGTGACGCGGCTGCGCGTTGTCGGACCGACGGCCCCCAGCTGGAAGAAGGGCCCGCGGTCGGTCCGCGGGCGGGGGCCCCGCGACACGTACGGATGA
- the gnd gene encoding phosphogluconate dehydrogenase (NAD(+)-dependent, decarboxylating) translates to MQLGLIGLGKMGGNMATRLRRAGHEVIGYDHSPDKRDVDSLEALVGALSAPRVVWVMVPAGEPTRATVKELADLLSPGDVIVDGGNSKYTDDQVHDVLCRERGIGYVDAGVSGGVWGLENGYALMVGGTAEDVAKVQPVFDALKPPSPKDESGQDVPGAGFVHAGPVGAGHFSKMVHNGIEYALMQAYGEGYELLAAVDLIEDVPGVVKSWTQGTVIRSWLLDLLVRALDEDPGLEKISGYAEDSGEGRWTVEQAIENAVPMPTIAASLFARFSSRQDDSPTMKAVAALRNQFGGHAVHAVRAQEVERPA, encoded by the coding sequence GTGCAGCTGGGGCTGATCGGGCTGGGCAAGATGGGCGGCAACATGGCCACGCGGCTGCGCCGCGCCGGCCACGAGGTGATCGGGTACGACCACTCGCCGGACAAGCGCGACGTCGACAGCCTCGAGGCGCTCGTCGGCGCGCTGTCGGCGCCGCGGGTGGTGTGGGTGATGGTCCCGGCCGGTGAGCCGACGCGGGCGACGGTCAAGGAGCTGGCCGACCTGCTGTCGCCCGGCGACGTCATCGTCGACGGCGGGAACTCGAAGTACACCGACGACCAGGTCCACGACGTGCTGTGCCGCGAGAGGGGGATCGGGTACGTCGACGCCGGGGTCTCCGGCGGGGTGTGGGGCCTGGAGAACGGCTACGCCCTGATGGTCGGCGGGACGGCCGAGGACGTCGCCAAGGTGCAGCCGGTGTTCGACGCCCTCAAGCCGCCGTCCCCGAAGGACGAGTCCGGCCAGGACGTCCCCGGCGCCGGCTTCGTGCACGCCGGGCCCGTGGGTGCCGGGCACTTCAGCAAGATGGTCCACAACGGCATCGAGTACGCGCTCATGCAGGCCTACGGCGAGGGCTACGAGCTGCTGGCCGCCGTCGACCTCATCGAGGACGTGCCCGGCGTCGTCAAGTCCTGGACGCAGGGGACGGTCATCCGCTCGTGGCTGCTGGACCTCCTGGTCCGCGCGCTCGACGAGGACCCGGGTCTGGAGAAGATCAGCGGCTACGCGGAGGACTCCGGCGAGGGGCGCTGGACCGTCGAGCAGGCGATCGAGAACGCCGTCCCCATGCCGACGATCGCCGCCTCGCTGTTCGCCCGGTTCTCCTCGCGCCAGGACGACTCGCCGACGATGAAGGCCGTCGCCGCGCTGCGCAACCAGTTCGGCGGGCACGCGGTGCACGCCGTGCGGGCCCAGGAGGTCGAGCGTCCGGCGTGA
- the dnaN gene encoding DNA polymerase III subunit beta produces MEFRVTREVLADAVAWTARSLPPRPSVPVLAGILLEVDGSQLSVSGFDYEVSARAEVDVQAGESGRVLVPGRLLAEITRALPPHPVDVRAEGPRLSITCGNARFSLPTLPVEDYPSLPSMPSSAGVVDSDVFAEAVGQVAVAAGRDDTLPMLTGVRLEIEDDRVTLAATDRYRLAVREFAWRPETPGTSAAVLVPARTLADAARTLTSGPEIVVSLSSGGSGEGILGLSGKDRQTTTRLLDAEFVKYRAIMPSESAAHATLPVVQFTDAAKRVALVAERGTPLRCEFTPGQVTLRAGGSDDEGQAEERCDVDFDGDPLTIGFNPTFLLDGLAAVHTGRARMDFTSPLKPAVLSGVEEPATDDADGGQRPAERPGSYRYLIMPVRLPG; encoded by the coding sequence ATGGAGTTCCGGGTGACACGCGAGGTGCTCGCCGATGCCGTCGCGTGGACGGCGCGCAGCCTCCCGCCGCGGCCGTCGGTGCCGGTCCTCGCCGGGATCCTGCTCGAGGTCGACGGCAGCCAGCTGTCGGTGTCCGGGTTCGACTACGAGGTGTCCGCGCGCGCGGAGGTCGACGTGCAGGCCGGTGAGAGCGGCCGGGTGCTGGTCCCCGGCCGGCTGCTGGCCGAGATCACCCGCGCACTGCCGCCGCACCCGGTCGACGTCCGGGCCGAGGGACCGCGGCTGTCCATCACCTGCGGCAACGCCCGCTTCAGCCTCCCGACCCTGCCGGTGGAGGACTACCCGTCCCTGCCGTCGATGCCGTCGTCGGCCGGGGTCGTGGACAGCGACGTCTTCGCCGAGGCCGTCGGCCAGGTCGCCGTCGCCGCCGGCCGGGACGACACCCTCCCCATGCTCACCGGCGTCCGGCTGGAGATCGAGGACGACCGGGTGACGCTCGCCGCCACCGACCGCTACCGGCTGGCCGTGCGCGAGTTCGCCTGGCGCCCGGAGACCCCCGGCACCTCCGCTGCGGTGCTGGTCCCGGCGCGCACCCTCGCCGACGCCGCCCGCACCCTGACCAGCGGCCCGGAGATCGTCGTCTCGCTGTCCTCCGGCGGCTCGGGCGAGGGGATCCTCGGCCTGTCGGGCAAGGACCGGCAGACGACCACCCGCCTGCTCGACGCCGAGTTCGTCAAGTACCGGGCGATCATGCCGAGCGAGTCCGCCGCGCACGCGACGCTGCCGGTCGTGCAGTTCACCGACGCCGCCAAGCGGGTGGCGCTGGTCGCCGAGCGGGGCACGCCGCTGCGCTGCGAGTTCACGCCGGGGCAGGTCACCCTGCGGGCCGGCGGCAGCGACGACGAGGGCCAGGCCGAGGAGCGCTGCGACGTCGACTTCGACGGCGATCCGCTGACCATCGGCTTCAACCCGACGTTCCTGCTCGACGGGCTGGCCGCGGTCCACACCGGCCGGGCGCGGATGGACTTCACCAGCCCGCTCAAGCCCGCGGTGCTCTCCGGCGTCGAGGAGCCGGCCACCGACGACGCGGACGGCGGGCAGCGGCCCGCGGAGCGTCCCGGCAGCTACCGCTACCTGATCATGCCGGTGCGCCTGCCCGGCTGA